Proteins encoded together in one Chloroflexota bacterium window:
- a CDS encoding ornithine cyclodeaminase family protein encodes MRTGAASGIATKYMANPEAKSLAVIGTGWQAESQILAINAVRDLTAIRVYSRDEARREAFAKRMQAQVGVTVTASVTAEEAVRGAAIVATITSARTPVLLGEWLSDGAHVNAAGSNALSRAEIDDDVVRRAQFIATDSNEQARIEGGDLISAVERNIITWEQVRELGDVVSGRLRSRMSPHDVTLFKSHGIAIEDIATARRVLELAHTRGIGQELAI; translated from the coding sequence ATGCGGACAGGAGCTGCCAGCGGCATTGCAACCAAATACATGGCCAACCCGGAAGCCAAGTCGCTGGCAGTGATTGGCACGGGATGGCAGGCTGAATCGCAGATCTTGGCCATCAACGCTGTGCGCGATCTGACCGCAATCCGGGTCTATAGCCGCGATGAGGCCAGGCGCGAAGCATTTGCCAAACGCATGCAGGCGCAGGTCGGCGTGACCGTCACAGCCAGCGTAACGGCTGAAGAAGCGGTACGCGGTGCCGCTATTGTGGCGACGATTACCAGCGCCCGGACGCCCGTCCTGCTTGGCGAATGGCTATCCGATGGCGCGCATGTCAATGCCGCCGGCTCCAACGCCCTGTCTCGGGCAGAAATCGATGATGACGTGGTGCGGCGGGCGCAGTTCATCGCGACCGATTCCAATGAGCAGGCGCGCATCGAAGGCGGCGATCTGATTTCGGCGGTCGAGCGTAATATCATTACATGGGAGCAGGTTCGCGAGTTGGGCGATGTGGTGAGCGGTCGCCTGCGCAGCCGCATGTCGCCCCATGACGTGACGCTCTTCAAGTCGCACGGCATCGCGATCGAAGACATCGCCACAGCGCGCCGCGTGCTGGAACTGGCGCACACCCGCGGCATCGGCCAGGAATTAGCAATCTAG
- a CDS encoding PD40 domain-containing protein, which translates to MEQESKAQFGCALATCLSMVVMLACAALVLSFGALTVPVTRVAAPSVPAVAASPAATKVDRIAVVGNEGNIYTMDRAGGDVVQVTNDVTPTARGMPIRRYMFPNWSPDSRQLAFVGVASDGSARILSTGPREARPRELFGSQDMVPIYMSWSPDSQRIAFLAQDDNRDISLGYVNGDGSGGGELGQGAPFYFSWAPDSGSLISHVGGSRRASADAFVGSHTFDGADPRDLNLAPSNFLAPAFSPDGREVLTAIMGATERDNALVASDLDGNNARTLAKFAGMLAFNWSPDGRQIAYLVTPNNRIGQNSQIHLVDADGRNDRVIAEDSPIAFFWSPDGTKLGYMAIARGNEGRLLPVSAPAQAATLRIEWKVYNVSDGSVLSLSRFTPSDDFGAIIPYSDQYGQSLRVWSPDSTALLYSARERDNTTAVYVVDVASGQARRIASGSMAAWSWQ; encoded by the coding sequence ATGGAACAAGAATCCAAAGCCCAGTTCGGCTGCGCGCTGGCCACCTGCCTGAGCATGGTCGTGATGCTGGCGTGTGCGGCGCTCGTTCTCAGCTTCGGCGCATTGACTGTCCCGGTCACCCGGGTCGCGGCCCCTTCTGTGCCTGCGGTAGCGGCGTCGCCGGCGGCCACAAAAGTTGACCGCATCGCGGTGGTCGGCAACGAGGGTAACATATACACCATGGATCGTGCCGGCGGCGACGTCGTACAGGTCACCAACGATGTGACGCCAACGGCGCGCGGCATGCCGATCCGGCGGTATATGTTCCCGAACTGGTCGCCCGACAGCCGCCAGTTGGCCTTCGTCGGCGTCGCATCCGACGGCAGCGCGCGCATCCTGTCCACCGGCCCGCGCGAGGCGCGGCCGCGCGAATTGTTCGGCAGTCAGGATATGGTACCGATCTATATGTCATGGTCGCCAGACAGCCAACGGATCGCATTCCTGGCGCAGGACGACAACCGCGACATTTCACTGGGATACGTCAACGGCGACGGCAGTGGCGGCGGCGAACTCGGCCAGGGCGCGCCGTTCTACTTCTCGTGGGCGCCCGATTCCGGGTCGCTGATCAGCCACGTGGGCGGCAGCCGCCGCGCCTCAGCCGATGCATTTGTTGGCTCGCACACCTTCGACGGGGCCGACCCGCGCGACCTCAATCTGGCTCCGAGCAACTTCCTGGCGCCGGCGTTCTCGCCCGACGGCCGCGAGGTGCTGACGGCCATCATGGGCGCCACCGAACGCGACAATGCGCTGGTCGCCTCGGACCTGGATGGCAACAACGCGCGCACCCTGGCCAAGTTCGCGGGCATGCTGGCGTTCAACTGGTCGCCGGACGGCAGGCAAATTGCCTATCTGGTGACGCCGAACAATCGGATCGGACAGAATTCGCAGATTCACCTGGTCGATGCGGACGGTCGCAATGACCGCGTCATAGCCGAAGACAGCCCGATTGCGTTCTTCTGGTCGCCGGACGGCACAAAACTCGGCTACATGGCGATAGCCCGCGGCAATGAGGGGCGACTTCTGCCCGTGAGCGCCCCGGCGCAAGCCGCCACGCTGCGCATTGAGTGGAAAGTGTATAACGTGTCCGACGGATCGGTACTGTCGCTGTCGCGCTTCACGCCGTCAGACGACTTCGGCGCGATCATACCGTATTCCGACCAGTACGGCCAGTCGCTGCGCGTCTGGTCGCCCGACAGCACGGCACTGCTGTACTCGGCGCGAGAGCGCGACAATACCACTGCCGTCTATGTCGTCGATGTCGCGAGCGGGCAAGCACGCCGCATCGCGTCCGGCTCGATGGCAGCCTGGTCATGGCAGTAG
- a CDS encoding PD40 domain-containing protein, which translates to MQSGLPNNPYTPDQPIRDPARFFGRADTLAWLAARLDQYALAVVHGPPRIGITSLFLQACAQFSETYQATYLDLTDLSVPAALAQVARVVSLGAGLPATESTAALRQAFADSIHNTGHQPILIALDGLAGWDLESKNELLSALGLLCAGDRRIRFVLSWGLLEDDSISKDMPLRLVGLTESLPPIAQTRLGAMTRAQLSQLMTETAGSLLKYDFQALERVWQESNGRPHVAQMVGFAVYDRRGHGGRVGARTVELALADAAARLNAEMSAAWEALTREEQLTLAAAATVRGEHGLLATKAIVRELHHNNFGVSDESVQAGMTRLVQLDVMEPAGVAGFRFSSGLMRVWAVSYANLAIVTGRSRRLTFFPGLDWSTRIGVLVVRLASWALLAAFFVFLLMGGVQLVQGIAPAPTATPTSSAPPTPTRTPLPLPSPTAVPRDVFAYMGRATDKDRWRIYTAGIGGAAPRALTSGISDDQWPVWSPDGTKIAFASNRDGNWEVYVMNGDGSEQTRLTRTRTNNWSPAWAPDGKRIVFASLRDRNWEIYGMGTDGSSPTRLTDEPSEDHAPVWSPDGRVIAFASKRTGNYEIYLMNPDGSQVTRLTETAANNVSPAWAPDGKRIAFESNRDGNWEIYAMGGDGSDARNLSSSPSADQAPAWSPDGAMIAFHSNRSGAPAIWVMRADGGDPQNWTPGGGMAQFPSWRPTIKRAP; encoded by the coding sequence GTGCAAAGCGGTCTTCCGAACAATCCATATACGCCGGATCAGCCCATCCGTGATCCGGCTCGCTTTTTCGGCCGCGCCGATACCCTGGCCTGGCTCGCGGCGCGGCTCGACCAGTACGCGCTTGCCGTCGTCCACGGCCCGCCCCGGATCGGGATAACGTCCCTTTTCCTGCAGGCGTGTGCGCAGTTCAGCGAAACCTATCAGGCCACCTACCTCGACCTCACCGACCTGAGCGTGCCGGCCGCGCTTGCGCAGGTTGCGCGCGTCGTATCGCTCGGGGCCGGGCTGCCCGCGACCGAATCAACGGCCGCGCTGCGCCAGGCATTTGCCGACTCCATCCACAACACCGGCCACCAGCCGATTCTGATCGCGCTGGACGGGCTGGCAGGCTGGGATCTGGAGTCCAAGAACGAGTTGCTCAGCGCGCTCGGACTCCTGTGCGCCGGCGACCGGCGCATCCGCTTCGTCCTGAGCTGGGGCCTGCTGGAAGACGACAGCATCAGCAAAGACATGCCATTGCGGCTAGTCGGCCTGACGGAGTCGCTACCGCCCATCGCACAAACACGCCTGGGCGCGATGACGCGGGCGCAGCTCAGCCAGTTGATGACGGAAACCGCCGGATCGCTGCTGAAGTATGACTTCCAGGCGCTCGAGCGCGTCTGGCAGGAGAGCAACGGGCGCCCGCATGTTGCACAGATGGTCGGTTTCGCCGTCTACGACCGGCGCGGCCATGGCGGCCGGGTCGGTGCGCGCACCGTCGAATTGGCGCTGGCCGACGCGGCGGCACGGCTCAATGCGGAGATGAGCGCGGCCTGGGAAGCGCTGACCCGCGAGGAGCAGTTGACGCTCGCGGCGGCCGCCACCGTGCGTGGCGAGCACGGCCTGCTGGCAACCAAAGCGATTGTCCGGGAACTGCACCATAACAACTTCGGAGTTAGCGACGAGTCGGTCCAGGCAGGCATGACGCGCCTCGTACAACTCGACGTGATGGAGCCGGCCGGCGTGGCGGGCTTCCGCTTCAGTTCGGGACTCATGCGCGTATGGGCCGTCAGTTATGCCAACCTGGCGATTGTGACGGGCCGTAGCCGGCGCCTGACGTTTTTCCCCGGCCTGGATTGGTCGACGCGTATCGGCGTGCTGGTCGTGCGTCTGGCGTCGTGGGCACTGCTGGCGGCGTTTTTCGTCTTCCTACTCATGGGCGGCGTGCAACTGGTGCAGGGCATCGCTCCCGCGCCGACCGCCACGCCAACCTCCTCGGCGCCGCCAACACCCACGCGCACCCCGCTGCCGCTACCGTCGCCCACAGCGGTGCCGCGCGACGTGTTCGCGTACATGGGCCGGGCGACTGACAAGGACCGCTGGCGTATCTACACGGCCGGCATCGGCGGCGCGGCGCCGCGCGCGCTGACGAGCGGCATCAGCGACGACCAGTGGCCGGTCTGGTCGCCGGATGGCACGAAAATCGCGTTTGCCTCCAACCGCGACGGCAACTGGGAAGTGTACGTCATGAACGGCGACGGCAGCGAGCAGACGCGCCTGACGCGCACGCGGACAAACAACTGGTCGCCCGCCTGGGCGCCCGACGGCAAGCGCATCGTGTTCGCATCGCTGCGCGACCGCAACTGGGAGATCTACGGCATGGGCACGGACGGCAGCAGCCCGACACGTCTGACTGACGAGCCATCCGAGGATCATGCGCCGGTCTGGTCGCCCGACGGGCGCGTGATTGCGTTCGCGTCGAAGCGCACCGGCAACTACGAAATCTACCTGATGAACCCCGACGGCTCGCAGGTGACGCGCCTGACCGAAACCGCCGCCAACAACGTCTCGCCGGCCTGGGCGCCGGACGGCAAGCGCATCGCGTTCGAGAGCAATCGCGACGGTAACTGGGAGATTTACGCGATGGGCGGCGACGGCTCGGACGCGCGCAACCTGAGTAGCAGCCCATCGGCGGACCAGGCGCCGGCATGGTCGCCGGACGGCGCCATGATCGCTTTCCACTCAAACCGCAGCGGTGCGCCGGCCATTTGGGTCATGCGTGCCGACGGCGGTGACCCGCAAAACTGGACGCCGGGCGGCGGCATGGCGCAGTTCCCGTCCTGGCGCCCGACCATCAAGAGAGCACCATGA
- a CDS encoding glycerophosphodiester phosphodiesterase — protein sequence MKLPFNFGHRGAMSIAPENTLVSLAAARDAGADGVEFDVQFAKDRALVIIHDDALERTTNGHGRVSDYTLAELQALDAGGRFDARFAGERIPTLDEVFALPGRPLALNIEIKLEPALKEDTGLEQAVVDCIRRNRAESRVLISSFNWHALRRIRRIAPDLRIGVLYAHPIDEAEVADLRAEAMHPRWSLVDAEFVQRVHARGQQVNVWTVNEEADMRRMIALGIDTLMTNFPQRLKPILDDLRATRPA from the coding sequence ATGAAGCTTCCCTTCAACTTCGGACACCGGGGCGCCATGTCGATCGCGCCGGAGAACACGCTCGTATCGCTGGCGGCCGCGCGCGACGCGGGCGCGGACGGCGTCGAATTCGATGTTCAGTTTGCGAAGGACCGCGCGCTCGTCATTATCCACGACGATGCGCTTGAGCGCACGACCAACGGTCACGGGCGCGTTTCGGACTACACGCTGGCGGAACTGCAGGCACTGGACGCCGGCGGGCGCTTCGACGCGCGCTTTGCGGGCGAGCGCATACCGACGCTGGATGAAGTTTTCGCGCTGCCGGGGCGGCCGCTGGCGCTGAACATTGAGATCAAGCTGGAGCCGGCGCTGAAGGAAGACACGGGCCTGGAACAGGCGGTCGTAGATTGCATCCGGCGCAACCGCGCGGAGTCGCGCGTGCTGATCTCGTCGTTCAACTGGCACGCGCTGCGCCGCATCCGCCGGATCGCGCCGGACCTGCGGATCGGGGTGCTATACGCACATCCGATCGATGAGGCAGAGGTCGCCGATCTGCGCGCCGAGGCGATGCACCCGCGCTGGTCGCTGGTGGACGCGGAGTTCGTTCAGCGCGTGCACGCGCGCGGACAGCAGGTCAACGTGTGGACCGTCAACGAAGAAGCGGACATGCGCCGCATGATCGCGCTGGGGATCGACACGCTCATGACGAACTTCCCACAGCGCCTGAAACCGATCCTCGACGACCTGCGCGCTACGCGTCCAGCCTGA